A genomic region of Caulobacter vibrioides contains the following coding sequences:
- a CDS encoding ribonuclease H gives MAAVTVWIASLCRPDPGYGGWAYVRKMDGETGAAAIKGAAGGERRTSAAKMSLLALTEALESLTDLPPETAVTLRFLDSDLAGQLVAADGAYATAEPDAWAAARAAVASRPALDLVPSSPSQASNGFLSAWAEFGLDTAKSRGSFKAAIPKPNLLKFPG, from the coding sequence ATGGCCGCCGTCACTGTTTGGATCGCCAGCCTCTGCCGCCCCGACCCGGGCTATGGCGGATGGGCCTATGTCCGGAAGATGGACGGCGAGACGGGCGCTGCGGCGATCAAGGGCGCCGCCGGCGGCGAGCGACGCACCAGCGCCGCCAAGATGAGCCTCTTGGCCCTGACCGAAGCGCTGGAAAGCCTCACCGACCTGCCGCCGGAAACGGCCGTGACCCTGCGGTTCCTCGACTCGGACCTCGCGGGCCAGTTGGTCGCTGCGGACGGCGCCTACGCCACGGCGGAGCCGGACGCCTGGGCCGCCGCCCGCGCCGCCGTCGCCTCGCGCCCTGCTCTGGATCTGGTCCCGTCGTCGCCGAGCCAGGCGAGCAACGGCTTCCTGTCGGCCTGGGCCGAGTTCGGGCTGGACACCGCCAAGTCGCGCGGCAGCTTCAAGGCCGCCATCCCCAAGCCGAACCTGTTGAAGTTCCCCGGCTAG